From the Octopus sinensis linkage group LG3, ASM634580v1, whole genome shotgun sequence genome, the window AGTGAAAGCTGCATGTTTGATTTGTTCTGAAACAGTTGCTgtttataatttgaatataatttgGAATATAATTTGAAACGCCACTTTCAAACGAAGCACGCCAATTTTGGACACAATTTATCAAAACAAGAACTgcaaaagaaagcaaatgatcTGACAAAACGTTTGAAGCAACAGCAAAATGTGTTTGATAAAACTTCCTCTTTACAAAGGAACGCGACAAAGGCAAGTTTTATATTGGCCAACAAAATTGCAAAGCAAAACAAGTCATTCGCAGAAGCAGAATTTATCAAAGATTGTATGGTTGATGCTGTCAGCGTTGTGTGTCCTGAAGTTAAGTCAAAAGTAGAAGCCATTTCCCTGTCACGAAGAACTATTGTTCGTCGCATTGATGCAATTGCCGTGAATATTCATGAACAGCTGTTAACAGCCAGTGGTCGATTTCAGTGGTTTTCTATTGCTTTAGATGAGAGTACTGATATTCAGGATACTGCTCAGTTACTCATTTACATCAGAGGAATTGACGAAAACTTTGAAATTACAGAGGAATTGTTATCTATGGAGTCTCTCAAAGACACTACTACTGGAAAAGATTTGTTTAACAGTGTCATTAACAGTTCAATCAGGTCTGGATTAACCCTAAATAAACTGGCCAGCATTACAACCGATGGAGCTCCTTCACTCACCGGTAAACATTCCGGCCTTGTGAAGTTGTTGAATGACAAAATCAAAGAAGATTTTCCACTACACAGTGTGTTGTCTTTTCACTGCATCATACATCAAGAAAGCCTTTGTAAGTCATCTTTAAAACTCAAACATGTCATCGAACCTGTGGTGCGTGCAGTGAATTTAATAAGATCACGGGGATTGAAACACAGGCAATTCCGAAGTTTCTTGGGGGATGTGGAGGCTGATTTTACTGATGTGCTGTACTACACAAATGTCCGCTGGTTAAGCATTGGAAAAGTTCTTAAGAGAGTATGGGACCTCAAAGCAGAGATTCTTATGTTTCTCAAAATGCAAGACATCTCCTGTGACTTTTTAAACGAAATGGAGAGTGACGAATGGGTTTGTGATTTTGCATTTGCTGTGGACATAATGCAGAAGCTGAATGAACTTAACACAAAACTGCAAGGCAAAGGTATATTTGCTCATGAATTGTACCTGGAAGTGAAAGCTTTTCAATGGAAGCTTGGACTTTTTGCCAAGCAGCTGAATGAGCAAAAATCTATTCACTTCCCTCTGCTGAAAACAGTCTGTTACACAAGAATTATCGGACAAGTACAGTTCCCAGTTGATGGCTTTACAAAAGGAATTCATTAGAAGATTTGCTGATGTCAAGGCAGTTGAAGGCCTGTTCGATTTGCTTAACTCACCTCTTGCCTGTGACATTGAAACAACTACCGAGGAACTGCAGATAGAACTGATTCATTTGCAAGCCGAcaattctttaaagatgatgtttgAAAGTAAACCACTGGTCGAGTTTTATGCTTCTCTACATATGTGAGCAGACTTTCTCCATCATGAAAATTAACAAGGGGAAGAATCGATCACTTCTCACAGACTCAAATCTTCAGTCAGTGTTAAGAATCAGCACAAGCAACTTGACACCTAATTTTGACAAACTGGTAAATGACAATAGTCAGCTGCATCATTCTCATTGACATTGTTATTTACAGAGCcgctttgtttttcaaataaatgcTTCAGGTGACGTTTCTAATTTCAGATATCAATTCATTTTAATGAActgttatttctctttaaaatcttttattttgggTATCCTAGAATTTAAGTATAATATTCATCATGGTTGTCCATAATATTAAGAGGTGGTTGTCCACAATTAGTGCAGATTTTACTAGGAAAATTCCGTTCCTGGCAATTTGTAAGCAATAACAGGCTGTCCAAAATAACCGAGGTTCCTGTAATAATTTCAACTATAGGAGCAAATAACCGAAAAACATGAACCCGATactctaaaaaataaattaaattacttaaaccaggaatatttcacaaaatttcctttcaatcaattgtgtgtttataggtctataaccgcctttaaaaatattttcacttgatttttataaatgaggcgcgccaaggttccaaagacgcactgtgcggcccgcgatcaaaaaagttcgcCCACCCCTGACATACACCAACTGTGGCACTCACttctattcatttgtttgttattactatcaccaaCGACACGCATACATCCATCATCATGCTTCAACGTCAACACTGTCGTCTTCTGACTCGACCAACACCCAATCGAACGGCAGCAACTGTATCATTATCGCCAACAGCATTTTTCTCCCCACCTTCACCATGTTCCAAATTCCGAACATATGCAAGTTCAATTCTGCATGACAAgctgtgttgctttgtttatgttcctgtaacattAGCAGTTAGGGGGAAataactggtagaataagtaccaggcttcaaacaaataagtactgggatcgattcgtttgattaaaattcttcaagatggtgtcccagcatggccgcagtctaatgactgaaacaactaattGTTAGACATAATTCTAGAGCAGTCTATGGTTGGTTCATACTTTATACAGTGTCAATGTAGGAGTGTTTAGATATTTGCAGAGCCTGTGTTATGTTACTGTTAGCAGAGGTGGTGTGTAAAATGTCGTGGGTTGTTAAAGAAGACTGTAGAATGTAGAGGGGATGTATGGAAGATACAATATTGATAATACGGTATTAGCAGGATTCCTGGTAGAATAAGATAAATTTATCTACTTGGGAACAAGTGATGAATATCTCCGCTAAAATTTCCATCTCATTCTGTTGTCGATGttctgtctttcattttccaCAGATACTTGACAAGGGTTGTGTAAATAATGTTATCATGACTCGTATTTGTAATATCTTTCCTTAAATGCTCCCACGCATATGCCTCTATATCTATTCTTCGGTTTTTCAAAGTCTTTCCATTTAGTGCTCTTGTCCATATTCGGTCTCTCATTTTCCACGGGTGCTTGACAAGTATTgtgcaaatattttattatatctgaAGAATGCCTAGTGTTTGTAATGTTTCCTTAaacaaaaccaaagtcttaataagtaggagagcagacaaaccacaaatctcttcaggtagatggtcctgctcgatctgtagaaaaggtgtaggtagagacTCCTTAAGATGTAAcgggtgtaagctatggacacataagaggcgcagcaatatcaaaggaaggctaactggtaaaattatttttgtgtgtggcaaatgctcaggagaaataaactctgaaaatgtgaaaaaaacaGCTTTTTTCACATTTTAGGGggaaaaaactacaagtagttgatagcttccattacctaggtgaccaagtcagtagcagaatGGTTGCTCTGAGaacgtagctgctagaataagaatagcctgggcaaagttcagagagcgcctacttctgctggtaacagagggcctctcgctcagagtaaaaggtagactgtatgatgcatgtgcgcgaacagccatgctacacggcggtgaaacatgggctgtgacagctgaggatatgcgtaagcttgaaaggaatgaagctagcatgctctgctggatgtgtaatgtcagtgagaATACACGATAGAGTGTAAGTACCCTGAGCGCAAAGCTGGACTTAGGAAGCatgagagatgactgtgctggtatggtcatgtgttgggtatggatgaggacagctgcgtgaaaaagtgccacaccctagcagtagagggaacctgtggaagacgtagacccaagaagacatgggatgagatggtaaagcacaaccttcgaacattggacCTCACCGAGGCGATggcaagtgaccgagacctttggagatatgctgtacttgagaagactcgACAAGCCATGTGAGACggtaaccgtggcctatgcctatgcagcataaccagcccatttaagagtactcttcaatcattgggcaataaattgcgcttgcgaagacctgttgaagcaaatGAACTCATTGTCATGGCCGTTGACAGTACCGTCCGATTGGCACGCGTGTCGTTGgcagataaaaagcaccattcgagcgtggccgatgccagtgccacttcactggctcccatgccggtgacatgtaaaaagcaacattcaatagtggccgatgccagtgccgcctgactagctcccgtgccggtggcacgtaaaaagcaccattcgagtgacATCTaacaagcaccattcaagcgtggtcgatgcccgtaccgcctgactggctctcgtgctggtggaatgtaaaaagcatccactacactctcatagtggttggcgttgggaagggcatccagctgcagagacattgccagattggattggacctggtgcagtcttctggctcacTAGCTGTCAGTCGAACCGTACAACCAATACCATCTTGGAAAGCTTACGtcaaatgacgacgatgatgccgCTGCCTCTATTCATTTCATCGTTTCTTTTGGCATGCCTTGAGTTAACACTAGTTTTTACACTATCGACTTCTGATAGAGCCTTATTTAAAGGACAAGAGCCTACATTTTTGTATGAGTAATTTAGATTTACTTGCTGGGTGGGTTTACTGAAGATCATCACTTATATATTAGATCCGAAACTGTGTCTTATTTTCACAGAATGTCTATTCAAAATTGTCCTGTACATATGGTATGGAGATATTTTTAAGTGGGCTAAGCACTTTCACCTGATATTAGTCTTAATAATTAGAGAGACTGATGGACAAACccaataattttttgtttctaaTAATTGTGGACAATGATCATGTGTTGCAAAACTAAATGAAATGTATTGTCTTAGAAAACAATGTGTTGTAGCACCTCTATATTTCTACTCAAAATTACCTTTTCAAGTCACCGCCAGCTCAACAAACGAATCTTGCGAAATCATGAGTTTAGGTGCTGTGTTGTTATTGTAATATGGCTTGAATGTATGAACGCTTTTGTCAAGTACACCGGGGTCTTCCAGCTATAAACATCATATAGAAGTCTGGATGACAGCTTCTAATTGATATGCCTGCACTATGTTTCTCAGCCTCCTTTTGAAAGGTAAAAAGTAGAGACAGTTTGTGTTGACATTGACGCACTTGTGTTGCTGGTGTAATGCATCAGAACTCATGCACATTTGTGTTTGAATGATCGGGCATGCGTGCGTACTTCCAtgtgttcacgtgtgtgtgtgtgtgtgtgtgtgtgtgtgtgctaaaggACTTTTCTGTGTTCGTGTTGCACACGGTAGAATATGGACAAGTAAATCAATTCTATGATTTCATTTCTGACAAGTGTAATTTAGACACTGAACATTAAATCACGTATTGCAATAACATAGTAGTACTTTTTCAGCATTCACGGCCTTATTACTCACTTAATTTTGCAAAccttttaattttacaaattcatttaattttataattggaGAAATCTTGAACGCACAACAATTATTCTTCGACTATTGAAATATTAGATTTAATTTccgtaaatgaatatatatgatcaCCAAATAGAAGCAACTATTCCTTACTACTGTCTTAGGTCGTCACAgagattcatatttatacatttgttttaATAGCTAAGATTGTATATCACATTTCAGGGTCCCATTGGATGTTTGAAATCGTTAATATGATATCGACAGGAAACACTGAAAACGTTTCTTTGCTAAAAGAAGACTTACTGTTAGATTGGTCACCATTTGAAAAGCTGGATTCCGTTGAATCCCCTCGACTCTTGAACTCTCACTACACTCTTAAACTTCTGCCTGCAGAATTGCTAAAGGATCATAAAATTATCTTCCTCAACCGCAATCCGAAAGCTATGCTGGTGTCGTTCTACAGACATATTTTAGACGTTAATTTGTTGGACTACAAAGGAGATTTACCAAGCTATTTTGACCTTTGGATGCAAGGAGATGGTAAGCCTATAAAGTTattgttactgctactactactactactactactactactactactactactaatgctgtttTTCATCCTCTTACATTTCCATAATTTTGGTTTAAGATATTACTCTCATGTTGGTTCAATTTCAAGCTTCACAGTTGGTCTACCAGACCTTTGTATTCATGGAGTACCTTATTTTATCTTCTTCTCAGACCACTTCCccattattatattcttttccttgtgGATTCTAATGCTTGTCTCATATTCTCTCAacactttgtattttatgttctCTTATCGATATTTTCTATCTGGTCATAAAATACATATCAAGTCGTGCCTTTTCCTTCAATTAATATATCTTAGATTATATCAGTGCAAGTATGTGATTAGAGCACATTTTATCGATTTCTATGGTGAAAACCAAAGTATATTCTGATATCAGTTTAACTAAGTACAGATTAAATACAATGTTCAGAGATTTCAAAAGCATTATATCAGAAAGttcatattttattaaactttgTTACCTACTATCAATCACCTCTGTTGTATGCACAGACATGTCATCAATATGACTTTGCAAATATCTATCCTAGGTAcactaatgaaaatataaatttaataaattcgcTCTATAATCGTCTGTAAAACATATAACTTTGTGCACCTTTCTTCAGCAACATAAATaccagaaaaaaaaccccagtaaAAAGATGCCAAATATATTTTCGTTTTAAACATTGCATTGCATTTATAGTTTAATTTAACAAAGGGGTTGACTATTCTTTTGGAAGTTATTACACAAACATAATttcaatttattcttttaatttttcagttCCTTATGGTGATTACTTTAAATATGTTCAGGAAATTTATGCTCTATGTAAAGATAACCCAAATGCACTTATCGTAACTTATGAAGAAATGAAAGCGGTAATTACATATTAATATTTGctttaattatgttaattattataatttatttcatgtGTTAGTTTctccagtatacacacacacatacacaaacacaaaatgaacAATGACATCATAATTATGAAGTTTTGCTTCTAAATAATTCCGATTGGTAAAGTATGATtattgtataattataataattgttgtacgtgtgtataagaaaatattttaaagttaaataatgaaaatttcgCAATTtgactttattatttcttttcaacaGGATATATCCAAGGCAGTGTCCCGTGTTGCTAAGTTCTTGGGGAAAACAATTCCTGAACAACTTACGAAGAATATTGTTGATAAATGCtcgtttgataaaatgaaatccGAGAAAAATCTTGTTAGTTCGTATTTACCCCAAGATACATTTGTCGGTGGCGGTTCTATCTACCATACTGGTAATtatgttcatattttatttgatcaaacTTTCTAGCAGTTTAATTTCTATAAAGTCTAAGACACATATGTAGTCCTGGTAGAAGCTTATTTTCGCTGTTATTCTATGCTGTAGCGATCCGAGCACTACTCATATCAAGGAAAGAGGACCGCATGACACACCAATTAAACTAGAGTAGCACTCAGCTAGAACCCTCACTGTCGCTCCAAATTCTAGGACTCGCAATTGCAAAGGAGTGAGTCCTACAATAGAAAATGACCCTACATCTGGGATTGTGCGGTtgctatgcacatatgtatcctTGAAGACATTAACGAAAAGTCACTCGACTAAATGGAATTGAAGCCACAACAAAATGCTCCAATCATTAGTCTTCATTCTGTCTTTTCTTTCGCTTTTATAATGGCTTCTGATTCTTGGTGCTGATTGCTTTGCATCTGTACAATTCAGGCACGTATATTTTCACCTCTAGTAAACTTACACTTTGTCCTCGCCATTATGTTCTGGTCATTTTCTCCAGAATATCCCCATTCTGGAATTTCACAGCCTGTGTTTTTCCTGGAGATATTGAACtgcaaaagagataaaaataattctttctattggaggtacaaggcctggaatttgaggggaggggtataGTCGTTTACATTAAGTccagactggtacttaatt encodes:
- the LOC115209814 gene encoding sulfotransferase 1E1-like encodes the protein MSKEVNSEEIKKEIIFKEYFGKGGEPMPVYQYKGHNIVYLEIAASALSQQHMVKIRPDDMLMLSYPAAGSHWMFEIVNMISTGNTENVSLLKEDLLLDWSPFEKLDSVESPRLLNSHYTLKLLPAELLKDHKIIFLNRNPKAMLVSFYRHILDVNLLDYKGDLPSYFDLWMQGDVPYGDYFKYVQEIYALCKDNPNALIVTYEEMKADISKAVSRVAKFLGKTIPEQLTKNIVDKCSFDKMKSEKNLVSSYLPQDTFVGGGSIYHTGKVDTWKKWLTVEQSERMDARIQSEFINQGIIFNF